The Deltaproteobacteria bacterium DNA window TCTGCCCATTAAATAACCGCGTTCGATATTTTCCCCATTTCGTGGGCGGAAATCCGTCAGCGGGTACAGCTTCGTTTCTCCGTCGCCACCTTTTTCGGTGATCCAGATTTGATCCCTCCTGAATCTAAATCCCTCGACTGAGGGGGCCAAAAGTTTTGTATCATGGGTTGAAAATATCATCTGAGCGTTTTTTTTATTTATTTTCGGATCGTTAAATTGCATAATTAACATAATCGACAATAAGGGATGCATGCTTGCTTCCAATTCGTCAACGACCAGCAACCCTCCGGAATTTAGCGCGGAAATTATTTCCGGCGCAATTCTAAACATTGCTTGTGTTCCTTTCGACTCCTCGGCCAAAGGGAGCCAAGCTTCAATGGAGCCGGGCTGATGTTTAACCATCACGCGCTTTCTGGCCGGGCGCAACATCCGATTTGATGATAACGGGCGCTCCACCTGTAAGCTGGATTCAATATCTTCGAATTTAAAATCTTCTATTCCGAGATCTGCTGACTTTATCATACTTCGAAATCGGTCGAGATTTTGTGAACTTTCCTCATTATTCGACGCAAAATCCATCTTGAGTTGCCTGTCCTGCCACTGCATTAGCTTAATTGACGCGAGTTGCTCTCCGAAATACGGCAATGCTCTCCTGGTCGTAATGCTTTCCAAATTGATGACAGAAGTATTCCCAAACCACCGATATATGGGTGTGAGTTGTTCGTGGTTGAACTGGGCCGCGACGGACAAGAAAAGCGAATCTGGCCTAGTAAACTGATTTATGGGTAATTTGTCTCCTCGAAGAGTCGATCCAAATTTGAATTCGTCAATATCGCGAACAAACCACATTTGCCTTCTTTTATTTGGCCAAGCATATAACCACTCTTCCAAAAATCTCTCATCGTTTGCTGCGAAGCCGTAGTTATAACGTATGTTGTCAATTAAGAACTCTACTTCAAAGAGAGATTCAGTATTCGCAGCGCCGGACCAAGCAAATGCTACTCGCGGAACCCCAGAAGCGGGATCCCATTCTCTCATGGATGTTAACACAAATCGTCGCATGTATTCAAAAGCCGATAAAACATTGCTCTTCCCGCTCGCGTTCGCGCCGTAGATGGCGGCGGCGGGCAGGAGCTTCTTGGAGTACCCCGGGACGGATCGCGGGATCGGATCGTCCTTCGCCCCGATGTTCGCGGCCTCCATGGTGAGGACCTGTTCGTCCCGGATGGAGCGGTGATTGGCTACGCGAAATTCGATCAACATGGCCTTAAAACGCCGTCGACAGGAAGTTTCGACGCCTTTCATGCGGATTTTCCGCACAAAACGCCTCAAAGTCAACATAGTTAAGGAGTTCAAACGTCTTTTCGTCGAATGCTCGCGGACGGGACGACCGGAGCGGAGCAGGAGGTCGTGCGCACGAGTGCTCAGCCGATTTATGCGTCGAGTTCCAATTGTCTCGCTCCGCGCCCCTTGGCGATGCGGCGGCTCTGTGCCAAATTCCGGGGCGCTTCACGGGGAACACCATGGAACTCGAACGCATCAGCCTGACCATCGACCGCGACCTCATGCGCCGGTTCGACGCGCTGCTCGCGCGAACGGGGCACACGAACCGTTCCGAGGCGATCCGCGATCTGATTCGTGCGCGGCTGGTCGAGGAGACGTGGACGGCCGAGGACACCGACGCCGTCGCGACGATCACGATGGTGTACGACCACGAGAAGCGAGAGCTGGCCGACAAGCTCACCGAGACCGGCCACGCGCACCACGAGCAGATCCTCGCGTCGATGCACGTGCATCTCGATCGACGTCACTGCCTCGAGGTGATCGCTCTGCGCGGCGCGCCGGCCGAACTGCGTCACATCGCCGACCACATGATCGGCATGAAGGGCGTGAAGCACGGGCAACTCGCCATGACCAGCGCGAAGTTCGAAAAGCCGGACGGCAAATGATGCGGCGGATGGCGCTCGCGCTGCCGCGCGTCTTCGCGCTCGCGCTGGTGGGTGTCTTCGTGCTCGCGGGCGCGGCGGCGGCGCACCAGTTTCAGATGAGCGAGATCTGGGTGATGTTCGCCAAGGACGGCACCTGGCGCGCCGACGTGCTGCTCGATGTCGATATGCTGCTGCAAATTCCCTACGAGGCGCTCGTGATCCCCACCATGACCGCGGCCCAGGCGAAGGACAAACGCCTGCCGACGGAACAGGAACTGCGCGATTTTCTGCGCGAGCAGTTTGTCGCGAATTTCGACGGCAAACCCGCGAAGATCGACGTGGAGTTCGTCTCGCTCACGAAGAAAGACATCGGCTACTGGACGCAGACGACCATTCCGCCGCGATCGTTCCGGCTCGTCGGGCGCGCGCCGGGAGGCGCGACGAAGTTCTCGCTCAAGGCTTCGGCGCATTTCGGCGTGGTGTCGTTGTCCTTGCGCCGCGAGGGCGCGGACACGGCGACGCAAAAGACCGTCTTCCCGGGCACACCGAGCCCGGATTGGAATTTCACCGGCTCCTGACGGGCCGCGTCAGGGTTGCCTCACCACTCCGGCCCGATCCAGCCGAGCTTTCGCATCATCCAATAAGGCAGCATGTAGTCGTGGCCGCTGCGCTCGCGTCCCGCGTCATCGCCACCATCGAGTCCGTAGGGGCTACGGTGCCAGATGCACATGTCGGGAACGCGCAGGTTCGCGGGCAGCGGATAGAGCGCCCAATCGGTTTTCTCGGGATTTTTCTCGATGTCGGGGTTGGCGCTGTTCTGGATGTATCGGTCGCGCAGCGGCGCGTCGACGAATACGTCCATCTGTTTGATCGCCTTCATGACGGCGACGGGATCGCGATAGCCGGTCGACGACAGATACCATGACGTGAACGTGGGGTTTTCCTCGACGCCGCCCCGCCGCCATGCGAGACCGTCGCCCGATTCCCACAGCAGATGACGGAATCCCGCGATGTACTGTTCGCGCAGGGCCGGCGAGTCTTCGAGCGAAGTGAGCACGAACAGATTTTCGAAGCCCATGTACACGTTGTAGTGCTTGGTCTGATAACCCAGGTACAGCCACAGATAATGCTGCACGTTGTCCGGGCAGCCGCGCGTCACGAGTTCCTGATAGTATTCGCCGAAACGGGGTTCGTCAGACACGCGCTCGGCGAGGCGCATCCACGCGAGGCTCGCCGCCGAGGTCAGGCCGTTGGGCACGGGCCAGCCTTCGAGGGAAAAGCACCGGAAGTCGCCGTACTGCGTGGGCGCGCCGTCCGCGTCGATGATGCGAAAGTCGTTGCCCCACATGTGATCGGCGATCTCTTCCACCGTGCGGCGCACGTCGGCGCGCACGTCTTCGTCGGGGACGAGATCCCACGTGGTCGCAAGCCCCACCAACTCGCCCGAATACTGGTCGATGCTCACGTCGCCCTTCCAGTAATAGTCGGCGAATTCGCCCTCGCCCTCGTGGTCGTCGTTGATCGGCCAAAACTGCGTGAACTCGTTCGGCGCCATCGGGGCGTCCTTGGGCATATAGCTGCGCGAGAGCAGGCCCGGCACGCCGTTGACCCGGTTGAGCAGATCCAGGCCGCGCACGTGCAGACGCACGTTGTCGAGAGCCTCTTCGCTCTGCTCCACGGCATAGCGAAACGCCGCGCCCGCCGACGCGTTGCCGTGGATGAAACACGCGTCGCCCAGATCCGAAAACCAGTAGTCGCCGCCCGGATCGTCCGGGTTGTCGGCGGTGACGGACAGGCCGTCGCTGTTGTGGCGGGCGAGATAGACCTCCTGATAGGCGCGGGCGCGCTTGAGCAAGGGGCCGTCCTCGCCCGGGTCGCCGACACGGATGCCGAACGTCTCCATCGCGGTTTGCGGCTCGGTCGACGAATCGCCCGCCTCGATCACGAACAGGTAGAGCGTCTCCTCGTCGTCGAGAGGCGTGCCGGTCAGCGCCCCGGTTGAAGCGTCGAGCGAAAGACCCGCGGGCAACTCGCCGTCCACGACGGCCCATCCATGATAGGGAGCGACGCCGTTTTGCGCCTCGAAGACGTAGCTGTAAGCCTCGCCGGGCTCGGCCACCGGCGGAAAGTCGTGGACGATCGCAAAGGGATCGGGCGCGTCCGTGTCGTCATCGGGCAGCGGCGGCCAGGTGTCATCGTCCGCGCTGTCGTCATCCGCGTCGTCATCCGCCGAATCGTCATCGACGGAAGCGTCGTCGTCCGAGGGATCGCCCGACGAATCGTCGTCGTCATCGCCGCATCCCAAAAGAAAGATCGCCATGAACACCGAAAGAACGACCAGAGACCATCGGAGTTTCATTTCCATCCCGCCCAAACCCAAGAGTGAATCGGCGTGCGTTTCACGCCGCCGACACGCTAGCCAAGATCTTTCCGCCCCGCAAATGTCCAGCCGCGCGCCAAAAAAAAACCGCCGCGAAACCGCGACGGCTTTTTGAGGTTTGTGCGTGTCGATTACGGCTGGAGCAACGGCTCCTGCACGCCGTCTGGATCGTCCGAGCAGGACGAGGGGGACGCGTCGCAAGGCAGCGGATCGCCCGCGGCGACCAGCGCGGCCTTGACCTGCGCGGGTGTGAAACCCGGGTTCGCGGCCTTGACGCGCGCGGCCGCCCCCGCGACGTGCGGGCTCGCCATGCTGGTTCCGCTCATGGTCGCGTACGAGCTGCCCTTGTAGGTCGAATAGATGCCGACGCCGGGCGCCATGATGTCCACGTCGTGCCCGTAGTTGGAAAAGCACGCGAATGAATCGTCCACGCTTTCCGTACACGAGCTGAACGCGAAGTTGCCCGTGCCCAGGCGTCCTTCGAGACCGTCGAAATCCGCGAGGGCCGAAACGGTGATGACTTCGTCATACGCGGCGGGCAGGGACAACCCCGCGTCCTTTTTCTCGTTGCCCGCGGCGACGACAAACGTCACGCCCGCGCCCACCGCCGAGCAGATCGCCTTGTGATACGAGTTCGTCGAGGTCGAGCAGCTTTGGCCGTCGCGGTCGTCGGAACCGGAACCGCCGAGGCTCATGTTGGCGACTTCGATGGTGGCCGCGTTGCGCTTGACCCAATCGATGCCCTGGATGACGCCGGACGTGGTGCCCGAGCCGTTTCGGTCGAGGACCTTCACCGCGTGGAGCCGCGCGCCGGGGGCCGTGCCGACCACGCCCACGCCGTTGTCGATCGCGGCGGCGGAACCCGCGACGTGCGTGCCATGGCCGTTGTCGTCCGCGCCGCCAATCTTGCAGTCTTTCGTCTTGCGATCGAGCGTGCGGCAATCGACGCCCTTCACCACGGTGAGGTCCGGGTGGTTGAGCTGGATGCCGGTGTCGATGATCGCGATGTCGGCGTTCACCGTCGTGCCGTTCAGTAACAGGTCAAAATAGCTGCGCTTGATTCCGGTCGGAACGGTTTGCGCGTTCGCGCGCACGATCGTGTCCGGCTCGATGGCCACCACGTCCTTGTCCCGTTCGAGCAGACGAAGCTGCGCCGCCGTGAGTCGCGCCGCGAAACCCTTGAGCGCATGGTTGTAAGCGTTCTTCGGCGAGATGCCGCGCGCGACGGCGAAGTCCACCGAGTCCTTTACCTGCGGATTCAACGTCACGATGTACTGTCCGGGGATCACGTTGACGCTGGGCGCGGTCTGCGCGAACGCGGCGACCGAAATCAACAGCACGCACGCGGCAAGTCCCATGACCCGGGCGGCGCGGCTCAAATCCTTACGCATCTGGGCACCTCTTGAAAATTCACGATGGAACGCCGGAACATAGCCCATTTTTCGCGAAAGGCCATGTGATTTTCGTCACGGGACCAACAGGATAGGAGGGAAATCGCTCGAAATCAACGACGCCCCATTCCGCCGATTTTACAGATACGGCCTGAGCACCTCGACCAACATGGCGAGAATCGGGAGCAGGATGGCGCCCACGATGGCCTCGCCGGCGATGAGGCCGGACGCGAGCGGCGCGCCGTAGTGCTCGCAGCCGCCGTTTTCTCCCGGCGCGAATTTGCGCCACACCGCCGTGATGACGCTGCCCACGGCGGTTCCGATGGTCAGGACGGGCGGCAGGATCAGCGCAAAACCGACGGCGGACGGAATCGGCACCCACCAGAAACGCGAGGACTCCTCGCCTTTTTCGTTTTTCCTGCGCACGGCAAGCAGCACTTCGAAGAGCACGCCGAAGCCGATCGCGAAAACGGACGCGGTGAGCGCACCGCGCGGCAGTGCCGAAAGGCCCTTTTC harbors:
- a CDS encoding ATP-binding protein gives rise to the protein MLIEFRVANHRSIRDEQVLTMEAANIGAKDDPIPRSVPGYSKKLLPAAAIYGANASGKSNVLSAFEYMRRFVLTSMREWDPASGVPRVAFAWSGAANTESLFEVEFLIDNIRYNYGFAANDERFLEEWLYAWPNKRRQMWFVRDIDEFKFGSTLRGDKLPINQFTRPDSLFLSVAAQFNHEQLTPIYRWFGNTSVINLESITTRRALPYFGEQLASIKLMQWQDRQLKMDFASNNEESSQNLDRFRSMIKSADLGIEDFKFEDIESSLQVERPLSSNRMLRPARKRVMVKHQPGSIEAWLPLAEESKGTQAMFRIAPEIISALNSGGLLVVDELEASMHPLLSIMLIMQFNDPKINKKNAQMIFSTHDTKLLAPSVEGFRFRRDQIWITEKGGDGETKLYPLTDFRPRNGENIERGYLMGR
- the nikR gene encoding nickel-responsive transcriptional regulator NikR, producing MELERISLTIDRDLMRRFDALLARTGHTNRSEAIRDLIRARLVEETWTAEDTDAVATITMVYDHEKRELADKLTETGHAHHEQILASMHVHLDRRHCLEVIALRGAPAELRHIADHMIGMKGVKHGQLAMTSAKFEKPDGK
- a CDS encoding putative Ig domain-containing protein, with amino-acid sequence MEMKLRWSLVVLSVFMAIFLLGCGDDDDDSSGDPSDDDASVDDDSADDDADDDSADDDTWPPLPDDDTDAPDPFAIVHDFPPVAEPGEAYSYVFEAQNGVAPYHGWAVVDGELPAGLSLDASTGALTGTPLDDEETLYLFVIEAGDSSTEPQTAMETFGIRVGDPGEDGPLLKRARAYQEVYLARHNSDGLSVTADNPDDPGGDYWFSDLGDACFIHGNASAGAAFRYAVEQSEEALDNVRLHVRGLDLLNRVNGVPGLLSRSYMPKDAPMAPNEFTQFWPINDDHEGEGEFADYYWKGDVSIDQYSGELVGLATTWDLVPDEDVRADVRRTVEEIADHMWGNDFRIIDADGAPTQYGDFRCFSLEGWPVPNGLTSAASLAWMRLAERVSDEPRFGEYYQELVTRGCPDNVQHYLWLYLGYQTKHYNVYMGFENLFVLTSLEDSPALREQYIAGFRHLLWESGDGLAWRRGGVEENPTFTSWYLSSTGYRDPVAVMKAIKQMDVFVDAPLRDRYIQNSANPDIEKNPEKTDWALYPLPANLRVPDMCIWHRSPYGLDGGDDAGRERSGHDYMLPYWMMRKLGWIGPEW
- a CDS encoding S8 family serine peptidase, which encodes MRKDLSRAARVMGLAACVLLISVAAFAQTAPSVNVIPGQYIVTLNPQVKDSVDFAVARGISPKNAYNHALKGFAARLTAAQLRLLERDKDVVAIEPDTIVRANAQTVPTGIKRSYFDLLLNGTTVNADIAIIDTGIQLNHPDLTVVKGVDCRTLDRKTKDCKIGGADDNGHGTHVAGSAAAIDNGVGVVGTAPGARLHAVKVLDRNGSGTTSGVIQGIDWVKRNAATIEVANMSLGGSGSDDRDGQSCSTSTNSYHKAICSAVGAGVTFVVAAGNEKKDAGLSLPAAYDEVITVSALADFDGLEGRLGTGNFAFSSCTESVDDSFACFSNYGHDVDIMAPGVGIYSTYKGSSYATMSGTSMASPHVAGAAARVKAANPGFTPAQVKAALVAAGDPLPCDASPSSCSDDPDGVQEPLLQP